A part of Paraliobacillus zengyii genomic DNA contains:
- a CDS encoding pectate lyase, whose amino-acid sequence MKNVITKVFTRFLLYSFILSLVTVGFANQTVSAASLSISNSGAWFETAYVEWSPISNAEGYNVYIKPASAPDSQYQQIDNDLIRNYASYWRADAVGLAAGDYVMKVDGLLKDGSSVSDYTNTLSVKEHDRSGFAFAGNSQYGTASGAYNEDGTLREGAQVIYVTSETATTVKQEVIINSSGDKETGVGIGEILSLRKKGYDKTPLAIRFIGKITDDNMSGQLNSNGYLEVKGNTSYSEMNITLEGIGEDTYAYGWGILARYTGNLEIRNLGMALFPDDAISLDTDNVNVWVHHNDLFYGTAGSDSDQSKGDGSTDLKKGSTDITISHNHYWDSGKSSLVGLSESSEFFVTFHHNWFDHSDSRHPRIRVASVHVYNNFFDGISKYGIGVTTGGSAFVESNYFRNAKYPMMSSLQGTDTLGSGTFSDEDGGMIKAYNNTIVDATSLVYANSNEGTASANTSSFDAYLASSRNETVPSTYKTLVGGTTYNNFDTSIDMGVNVSAIDEVSAVEQIVKEESGRLNNGDFTWEFNDAVDDKSYKLNSELMTKLKNYTTSLLSVGGNSIEMPTDPTPTDPTDPTDPTDPNPTEPVTGEYSHNFTTDGKDSDFFTIEGNLSSSKGTVEYSGLTLTQSLKIESSTRIAFTTSEESTLTLVFNTGDDAEIKIDGTIHQMRDGIVIVSLKSGDHVITKDDVANLYYMDLR is encoded by the coding sequence ATGAAGAATGTAATCACAAAGGTATTTACGCGTTTTTTATTGTATTCTTTTATACTATCTTTGGTGACGGTCGGATTCGCAAATCAGACAGTAAGTGCTGCAAGTCTTTCTATATCTAACAGTGGGGCTTGGTTTGAAACTGCATATGTAGAGTGGTCACCTATAAGTAATGCAGAAGGATATAATGTATATATTAAACCTGCAAGCGCTCCAGATTCTCAATATCAACAAATTGACAATGATTTAATTCGTAACTACGCTTCTTATTGGAGAGCTGACGCCGTAGGTCTTGCAGCTGGAGATTATGTAATGAAAGTGGACGGTTTACTTAAAGATGGCTCTAGTGTAAGCGATTACACAAATACACTTTCCGTAAAGGAACATGACAGATCTGGATTTGCCTTTGCAGGGAACTCACAATATGGCACAGCTTCAGGAGCTTATAATGAGGATGGGACACTTAGGGAAGGAGCTCAAGTTATTTATGTAACATCTGAGACTGCAACAACAGTTAAGCAAGAAGTAATAATCAATAGCTCAGGTGATAAGGAAACTGGAGTTGGTATAGGAGAAATTTTATCATTAAGAAAAAAGGGATATGATAAAACACCACTTGCAATACGGTTTATTGGCAAAATTACTGATGACAACATGAGTGGACAACTTAATAGTAATGGTTACCTTGAAGTGAAAGGTAATACAAGTTATTCAGAAATGAATATTACTTTAGAAGGTATCGGAGAAGATACGTATGCCTATGGATGGGGAATACTAGCGAGATATACTGGTAATCTAGAAATTAGAAACTTAGGCATGGCTTTATTCCCTGACGATGCAATTTCACTTGATACAGATAATGTGAATGTTTGGGTCCATCATAATGATCTATTCTATGGAACTGCAGGATCAGATTCTGACCAGTCAAAAGGTGATGGTTCAACAGACCTTAAGAAAGGTTCAACAGATATTACAATTTCCCACAATCATTACTGGGATTCAGGAAAATCTTCTCTAGTCGGGTTGAGTGAATCATCAGAGTTCTTTGTAACCTTTCACCATAACTGGTTTGACCATTCAGACTCTCGCCATCCACGTATAAGAGTGGCATCTGTTCATGTGTATAATAACTTTTTTGATGGAATCTCGAAATATGGAATTGGGGTGACAACAGGTGGTTCGGCGTTTGTAGAATCCAATTATTTTAGAAATGCAAAATATCCTATGATGAGTTCCTTACAGGGTACTGATACGTTAGGGAGTGGTACATTCTCTGATGAAGATGGAGGAATGATTAAAGCATACAATAATACAATTGTTGATGCTACAAGTTTAGTTTACGCAAATTCAAATGAAGGAACAGCTTCGGCTAATACAAGTTCATTTGACGCATACCTAGCCTCGTCTAGAAACGAAACGGTACCAAGCACATACAAAACACTAGTAGGGGGAACAACTTATAATAACTTTGATACTAGTATAGATATGGGCGTAAATGTATCGGCTATTGATGAAGTAAGTGCTGTAGAACAAATTGTTAAAGAAGAATCTGGTCGCCTAAATAACGGGGACTTCACATGGGAGTTTAATGATGCAGTTGATGATAAATCATATAAACTTAACTCAGAACTTATGACAAAATTAAAAAATTACACAACAAGCCTTTTATCTGTAGGAGGGAATTCAATAGAAATGCCGACAGACCCAACTCCAACAGACCCAACAGATCCAACAGATCCAACAGATCCCAACCCAACGGAGCCAGTAACTGGAGAGTATTCTCATAATTTCACGACTGATGGAAAGGATAGCGATTTCTTTACGATCGAAGGAAATCTATCATCAAGTAAAGGAACAGTAGAATATAGCGGCTTAACACTAACGCAGAGTCTAAAAATTGAGAGTTCAACAAGGATTGCGTTTACAACTTCAGAAGAGTCAACATTAACTTTAGTGTTTAATACTGGAGATGATGCAGAAATCAAGATAGATGGAACAATTCATCAAATGAGAGATGGAATTGTCATAGTATCACTTAAGTCGGGCGATCATGTTATTACGAAAGATGACGTGGCAAATCTGTATTACATGGACCTACGCTAA
- a CDS encoding glycine betaine ABC transporter substrate-binding protein, with the protein MFNLKWKKMGIITGVSLSIVLAGCGQDSSSSSGDDQSETSINVGEEVDYTLTGIEPGAGITQQADNALTEYENLSGWEHEVSSTASMLTALDSAIENEEPIVVVGWTPHYMFSQYDIKILEDPNGVFGDVEHIATIVREGLEDDMPDAYAILDSFHWEPEDIEEVMLAALDIEFEEAAQQWIDENEDTVNSWTEGTEPVDGTPIELALTPWDSERASANVVKLVLEQQGYDVTLTPVDPSVMFQAIATGDADASVAPWLPATHASFYEEYEGEFVDLGENLTGARNGLVVPAYMDIDSIEDLEPAE; encoded by the coding sequence ATGTTTAATTTAAAGTGGAAAAAGATGGGGATAATTACAGGTGTATCTTTATCTATTGTATTAGCTGGCTGTGGACAAGACAGTTCAAGTAGCAGTGGAGATGATCAGTCAGAGACTTCCATAAATGTTGGTGAGGAAGTAGATTACACTCTTACAGGCATTGAACCTGGTGCTGGAATTACGCAACAAGCCGATAATGCTTTAACTGAATATGAAAATCTTTCTGGTTGGGAGCATGAAGTATCTTCAACGGCATCTATGTTAACAGCATTAGATAGCGCTATTGAAAATGAGGAGCCAATTGTTGTTGTTGGATGGACACCTCACTACATGTTTTCACAATATGACATAAAGATATTAGAAGATCCAAACGGTGTTTTTGGTGACGTAGAACATATAGCAACAATAGTAAGAGAAGGTCTGGAAGATGATATGCCAGATGCTTATGCCATCCTTGATAGCTTCCACTGGGAACCAGAAGACATTGAAGAGGTCATGCTTGCTGCCCTGGATATAGAATTTGAAGAAGCAGCCCAACAGTGGATAGATGAAAACGAGGATACGGTTAATTCATGGACAGAAGGTACAGAGCCAGTAGATGGTACTCCAATTGAGTTAGCATTAACTCCTTGGGATTCGGAACGTGCTTCCGCCAATGTTGTTAAACTAGTATTAGAACAACAAGGTTATGATGTTACACTTACCCCTGTTGATCCTTCTGTAATGTTTCAAGCAATTGCAACAGGTGATGCTGATGCTTCTGTTGCTCCATGGTTGCCTGCAACTCATGCTTCCTTCTATGAAGAATATGAAGGTGAGTTTGTAGACCTAGGAGAAAACTTAACAGGTGCTAGGAATGGTCTAGTTGTTCCTGCATATATGGACATTGATTCTATTGAAGACCTTGAACCAGCAGAGTAA
- a CDS encoding DoxX family protein, with translation MLELLRRNNIISGVLAIIRVYIGYSWITGGWGKITGGGFDASGFIQGAIANSAGENPTVQGWWAAFLENVALPNAEIFSFLVMWGEVLVGVALILGLFTNFAVLMGLIMNFSFLFSGTVSTNGQMILLGIFVLVAGANAGKFGLDRYAIPYLKGLINQRQTRSSKTVEV, from the coding sequence ATGTTGGAACTTTTAAGAAGAAATAATATCATTAGTGGTGTATTAGCAATTATTAGAGTTTATATTGGTTATTCTTGGATTACAGGTGGATGGGGTAAAATTACCGGCGGTGGTTTTGATGCTAGTGGATTCATACAAGGTGCTATTGCAAACTCTGCAGGTGAAAATCCAACTGTACAAGGCTGGTGGGCAGCATTCTTAGAAAACGTTGCTTTACCAAATGCAGAGATATTCTCATTCTTAGTTATGTGGGGTGAGGTACTAGTTGGGGTAGCGCTGATTCTTGGGTTATTCACTAACTTCGCCGTACTAATGGGTCTGATAATGAACTTCTCATTCTTATTCAGTGGCACAGTAAGCACTAACGGGCAAATGATCCTTCTAGGTATCTTCGTTCTTGTTGCTGGAGCAAACGCTGGGAAATTTGGGTTAGATCGTTATGCAATCCCTTATCTAAAAGGCTTAATTAATCAAAGACAAACGCGTTCAAGTAAAACCGTTGAAGTATAA
- a CDS encoding iron-siderophore ABC transporter substrate-binding protein: MNTKRKTSITTLFLSAMSMLLLFGCSTEDSNSTQTESASANTEETSEYPIVIEHAFGETVIESKPERVATIQWGNHDVALDLGVVPVGFSAANYGVQDDSGMLPWTAEKLEELGEDDPNIYQDTDGLDFEAISDSNPDVILAGYSGITQEDYDILSEIAPVVAYETDPWITTWREQVMLNATGMGMKEEGEQLIEDTENLIQEKASEYPEIEGLKAVFIAFTPGDLSELFVYTPADPRAEFLIELGMEYPESVLNAIEDPESFYLTVSAENADILNDADILVTYGDESYKAIQDDPLLGKIPAIERDSVAFIGDNTALAAAGTPTPLSIAYTIDEYLELIGGAIEKIDE; this comes from the coding sequence ATGAATACAAAACGAAAAACGTCAATAACAACTTTATTTCTTTCGGCTATGAGTATGTTACTACTATTTGGCTGCTCAACTGAAGACTCCAATTCAACACAAACGGAGAGTGCTTCGGCTAATACAGAAGAGACCTCAGAATACCCGATTGTAATTGAACATGCTTTTGGCGAAACAGTAATTGAAAGTAAACCTGAACGCGTTGCTACTATTCAATGGGGTAATCATGATGTTGCTCTTGATCTGGGCGTTGTACCTGTCGGATTCTCAGCGGCAAATTACGGTGTTCAAGATGACAGTGGCATGTTGCCTTGGACTGCTGAAAAACTTGAGGAACTTGGCGAAGATGACCCTAATATTTATCAAGATACAGACGGCCTGGATTTTGAGGCAATTTCAGATTCAAACCCTGATGTAATTCTTGCGGGTTATTCCGGTATCACACAGGAAGACTACGATATTCTAAGTGAAATTGCTCCAGTTGTAGCTTATGAGACAGATCCATGGATTACTACATGGCGTGAGCAAGTAATGTTAAATGCAACAGGTATGGGGATGAAAGAAGAAGGTGAACAACTTATTGAGGATACAGAAAATTTAATTCAGGAAAAAGCAAGTGAATATCCTGAAATAGAAGGTTTAAAAGCTGTTTTTATCGCCTTCACGCCTGGTGACTTGTCTGAATTATTTGTGTATACACCTGCAGATCCTCGTGCTGAGTTTCTGATTGAGCTAGGAATGGAGTATCCTGAAAGTGTATTGAATGCGATTGAGGATCCAGAAAGTTTCTATTTGACAGTAAGTGCTGAGAACGCAGACATCCTGAACGATGCTGATATATTAGTTACTTATGGTGATGAATCCTATAAAGCAATACAAGACGATCCACTTCTTGGGAAAATCCCGGCAATTGAAAGAGACTCTGTTGCATTTATTGGTGATAATACGGCTTTAGCGGCAGCTGGTACCCCAACACCGCTTTCTATTGCTTATACTATTGATGAGTACCTAGAATTAATTGGGGGAGCTATAGAAAAGATCGATGAGTAG
- a CDS encoding FecCD family ABC transporter permease has protein sequence MAGRRQRRRRWILVTGFLVLLSMILCSAMLILGNTIYPIDVVVRTLLGEQTQGASFAINTIRLPRMLAGLFAGFAFGVAGNTFQTMLRNPLASPDVIGITSGSSAAAVFCIIILQTSGAIVSIATVLAGLATVLVIYILSRGKSFSVGRIILIGIGVQAMLNAVVSYLMLVGAEQDLPAAIRWLSGSLNGSQMHELPPLIITVLIFAPIIIVLRKNLSMLELGEQSATSLGVHTDKTRIALIVSSVCMIALATATTGPIAFVAFLSGPIAKRLVGVGFSNVIPAGLVGVNLVLLADLIGQFAFEVRYPVGIVTGILGAPYLLYLLIRMNRKGDL, from the coding sequence ATGGCAGGTAGACGTCAAAGACGCCGCCGCTGGATACTTGTAACCGGTTTTCTAGTGTTACTTTCAATGATTCTATGCAGTGCCATGCTGATACTCGGAAACACCATTTATCCTATTGATGTTGTAGTTCGAACACTTTTGGGAGAGCAAACGCAAGGTGCATCTTTTGCAATTAATACGATACGTCTACCGAGAATGCTGGCAGGTCTTTTTGCTGGATTTGCTTTTGGCGTTGCTGGAAATACATTTCAAACGATGTTGCGTAACCCTCTTGCAAGTCCGGATGTAATAGGTATTACCTCCGGTTCAAGCGCAGCGGCAGTTTTTTGCATCATCATTCTTCAAACAAGCGGTGCTATTGTTTCTATTGCTACAGTGCTCGCTGGTCTTGCTACAGTCTTAGTGATTTATATATTATCTAGAGGAAAGTCATTTTCAGTAGGTCGAATAATCCTTATTGGTATTGGCGTACAGGCTATGCTTAATGCAGTGGTATCATACCTGATGCTTGTTGGAGCAGAACAAGATCTACCCGCAGCGATTAGATGGCTTAGCGGGAGCCTTAATGGTTCTCAAATGCACGAACTTCCGCCCCTTATTATTACGGTTCTGATCTTTGCACCTATCATTATAGTGCTAAGAAAAAATCTAAGCATGTTGGAGCTCGGAGAACAATCTGCGACTTCTCTTGGAGTTCATACAGATAAGACTCGAATTGCACTTATTGTTAGTTCCGTCTGTATGATTGCTCTGGCTACTGCTACTACTGGTCCGATCGCATTTGTCGCTTTCCTATCAGGACCAATCGCAAAAAGACTAGTCGGAGTTGGTTTTTCGAACGTAATTCCGGCGGGTCTAGTTGGTGTGAACTTAGTTTTGCTAGCAGATCTAATCGGTCAATTTGCGTTTGAAGTCAGATATCCTGTCGGTATTGTAACGGGAATACTTGGAGCGCCATATCTGCTCTACTTGCTAATCCGAATGAATCGAAAAGGAGATTTATAA
- a CDS encoding GbsR/MarR family transcriptional regulator: MENMKALDQSRARVIDAISQNMTLYGVTPSIGRLYCLLFFSDKALTLDEMKEELGMSKASMSLAVRSLLDLNMVEKSWIKGVRKDLYIVKDDSFQRFFDYFINKWRPAVTMNTTAIEKSITELQELLTNSDSSKEVYEHAQNDINNLQNWLGYFDWLNRLIDSFETQEIFDFIPIDKKDDSKE; the protein is encoded by the coding sequence ATGGAAAACATGAAAGCATTAGACCAATCTAGAGCTAGAGTAATAGATGCAATTTCACAAAATATGACCCTTTATGGTGTAACCCCCTCAATTGGAAGGTTATACTGCTTACTTTTTTTCTCGGATAAAGCCCTTACACTTGATGAGATGAAAGAAGAGCTAGGAATGAGTAAAGCAAGTATGAGTCTTGCGGTTAGAAGCTTACTTGATTTAAATATGGTTGAAAAGTCTTGGATAAAAGGTGTGAGGAAAGATTTATATATTGTGAAGGACGATTCTTTTCAGCGCTTTTTCGATTACTTTATAAATAAGTGGCGACCAGCCGTTACGATGAATACTACGGCAATCGAAAAATCGATCACTGAATTGCAGGAACTACTTACTAACTCAGATTCTTCTAAAGAAGTTTATGAGCATGCTCAAAATGATATTAACAACCTTCAAAATTGGCTTGGTTATTTTGATTGGCTCAACAGACTAATCGATAGTTTTGAAACACAGGAAATATTTGATTTCATTCCAATCGATAAAAAGGATGATTCAAAAGAATAA
- a CDS encoding ABC transporter ATP-binding protein produces MKPTHVFKGEEIVAGYDNKAVIQGISLVIPSNKISVIIGANACGKSTLLKTMARLIKPISGKLTLDEKSLSKIPTKELARTIGLLPQSPIVPEGITVADLVGRGRFPHQSLFSGWKKKDYEAVAEAMEIMNITELANHHIDELSGGQRQRVWIAMALAQQTDILFLDEPTTFLDITYQVEILDLLTDLNQKHGTTIVMVLHDINLSARYADNIFALHQGKLVSEGAPSHVITSTLIKDIFDLYCTVIIDPVSGSPFVVPIGRHHVDRIGCEELSAFNN; encoded by the coding sequence ATGAAACCGACACATGTTTTCAAAGGTGAAGAAATCGTTGCAGGCTATGATAATAAAGCAGTTATCCAAGGAATAAGTCTTGTCATTCCCAGTAATAAAATTAGTGTTATTATTGGGGCAAATGCCTGTGGAAAGTCTACACTTCTTAAAACAATGGCCAGACTTATCAAACCTATATCAGGTAAATTGACCCTTGATGAAAAGTCACTAAGCAAAATCCCTACTAAAGAATTAGCTCGTACTATAGGGCTTCTTCCACAATCTCCTATTGTCCCAGAAGGAATAACTGTCGCAGATTTAGTTGGACGAGGAAGGTTTCCACATCAATCCCTGTTTAGTGGATGGAAAAAAAAGGATTATGAGGCAGTAGCTGAAGCTATGGAAATCATGAATATTACTGAACTTGCCAATCATCACATTGACGAACTTTCAGGTGGTCAGAGACAGCGTGTTTGGATAGCAATGGCTCTGGCTCAACAAACTGATATTCTATTTCTCGACGAACCGACTACCTTCTTAGATATCACCTATCAAGTAGAAATTCTGGACCTGCTGACAGACCTTAACCAAAAACATGGTACCACGATTGTAATGGTACTTCATGATATTAATTTGTCCGCGAGATATGCAGACAATATTTTTGCACTACATCAAGGAAAGCTTGTATCTGAAGGTGCTCCATCACATGTTATTACAAGTACATTGATTAAAGATATTTTTGATCTATATTGCACGGTGATAATAGACCCAGTTTCAGGCTCTCCTTTTGTGGTACCGATTGGACGACATCATGTTGATAGAATTGGTTGTGAAGAGTTGTCTGCATTCAACAACTGA
- a CDS encoding VanZ family protein, with the protein MLQTIFQVGIVFGLPIIVLYIIIKFSTKSFKTLKIEIINTTMLLYTVILVYLLWLDPGYVMANQSYNFIPFKTIALYVNQLLEGFLPLRIIAINLLGNIVVTVPIGLWLGYKRIAVKHAILFSATVPVIMEMGQLFFHEIGYVTRTVDIDDWILNFVGIFLGYFILKWLKKP; encoded by the coding sequence ATGTTGCAAACTATCTTTCAAGTTGGTATTGTATTTGGTTTACCAATCATAGTGCTATACATAATCATTAAATTTTCAACAAAATCTTTTAAAACTCTAAAAATAGAAATCATAAATACAACGATGCTTTTGTATACAGTTATCTTAGTTTATTTGTTATGGCTTGATCCTGGTTATGTAATGGCTAATCAGTCCTATAATTTTATCCCCTTCAAAACTATTGCATTATATGTTAACCAATTGTTAGAAGGTTTCTTACCTTTACGCATTATTGCGATTAATTTATTAGGAAATATAGTCGTTACTGTCCCAATAGGATTATGGCTTGGCTACAAACGGATCGCAGTAAAGCATGCGATACTGTTTTCTGCAACTGTTCCGGTTATTATGGAAATGGGTCAGTTATTCTTCCATGAAATAGGTTATGTTACACGAACTGTGGATATTGACGATTGGATTTTAAATTTCGTTGGAATTTTTCTTGGTTATTTTATTTTGAAATGGCTAAAAAAACCTTAA
- a CDS encoding prolyl oligopeptidase family serine peptidase has product MIAGFALVFSSYHFKVTAAESESTPLTYSTVIEIEDWGPAITKVIINLGAEVSADSVTVDTFDVNVVLTDDRAEPSTVAEGTRTVTSAYLSDAEGIIVEEGTSNYVVLEMEIGPTVTLGNAMNYDFATTGHNDWIDYSYTVSQLEDIVSGPNTISGLIINTLANETRVLVDQFNTGEAIYDDVTLSYANYSPEKDNEQNPLFIWLHGAAEGGTDPTVAIGGNKVVNFITVNIQGDLDNAYVLAPQTPTMWMDDHTEFGDGTSIYQEALMALIEGHIAKNPDIDPNRIYIGGASNGGYMTMLMLRDYPGYFAAGIPTCEALDDVLITDADIDNLAKTPIWFVHAKSDTVVDPNTTVVPTYDRLVATGADVHLSLYENVVDQTGLYTDENGNPYDYLGHFSWIHVYNNDPTTEIDGKTTTIMEWLGNQMLVTNKDDRDKAEKSGNELPDTATSTFNYLLLGVLVIMIAGMLIIVQKRKRELNNKN; this is encoded by the coding sequence TTGATAGCTGGTTTTGCTTTGGTTTTCTCTAGTTATCACTTTAAAGTAACGGCTGCAGAATCAGAAAGTACACCACTAACATATAGTACCGTTATCGAAATAGAAGATTGGGGACCAGCGATTACAAAAGTAATTATTAATTTAGGTGCTGAGGTTTCAGCTGATTCAGTTACGGTAGACACTTTTGATGTCAATGTCGTATTAACAGACGATAGAGCGGAACCTTCAACAGTTGCTGAGGGTACTAGAACAGTAACAAGTGCTTATCTTTCTGACGCTGAAGGAATTATAGTAGAAGAAGGAACAAGTAATTATGTGGTTTTAGAAATGGAAATTGGTCCAACGGTTACATTAGGTAACGCAATGAACTATGATTTTGCGACGACGGGTCATAATGACTGGATAGACTACAGTTATACTGTTTCACAACTTGAAGATATCGTGTCAGGTCCGAATACTATTTCTGGTCTAATTATTAATACTTTAGCAAATGAAACTCGCGTTCTAGTTGATCAATTTAACACAGGTGAAGCTATATATGATGACGTTACATTATCTTACGCAAATTATTCACCAGAAAAAGATAATGAACAAAACCCATTATTTATTTGGTTACATGGTGCAGCTGAAGGTGGAACAGATCCAACCGTTGCTATTGGTGGCAACAAAGTAGTTAACTTTATCACAGTTAACATTCAAGGAGATCTTGATAACGCGTATGTTTTAGCACCACAAACGCCGACAATGTGGATGGATGATCATACTGAGTTCGGAGACGGTACTTCTATTTATCAAGAAGCATTGATGGCTTTAATTGAAGGTCACATTGCGAAGAATCCTGATATTGATCCTAACAGAATCTATATCGGTGGAGCTTCAAATGGCGGCTACATGACAATGCTTATGCTTCGTGATTATCCAGGTTACTTTGCAGCGGGTATTCCGACATGTGAAGCATTGGATGACGTATTAATTACGGATGCCGATATCGATAATTTAGCTAAAACACCAATTTGGTTTGTTCATGCTAAAAGTGATACAGTTGTTGATCCTAATACAACAGTTGTTCCAACATATGATCGATTAGTAGCAACTGGTGCAGATGTTCACCTAAGTTTATATGAAAATGTTGTTGATCAAACGGGATTGTACACTGATGAAAATGGTAATCCATATGATTACCTGGGCCACTTTTCATGGATCCATGTTTATAACAATGATCCAACAACAGAAATTGATGGGAAAACAACAACAATAATGGAATGGCTTGGTAACCAAATGCTTGTAACGAATAAAGATGATAGAGATAAAGCAGAGAAATCCGGAAATGAATTACCAGACACAGCAACAAGTACATTTAATTACCTATTGCTAGGTGTGTTAGTGATAATGATAGCTGGAATGTTAATAATTGTGCAAAAGCGAAAACGAGAATTAAATAATAAAAATTAA
- a CDS encoding FecCD family ABC transporter permease gives MSSLVDSKKKWLNPHVPRHFKALLVISIVLLTLCVIASLVLGSRPVGFNELIDGLFHKNVDSYGANVVRKRISRTIFSLFCGAALGVSGALMQAVTRNPIADPSILGVNTGASLFVVCGIAFLNITTANQYIWLALAGAAITAVFVFGIGSMGRGGATPLKLVLAGAATSAALSSLITAIMISRTNVMDEFRFWQVGSVGAANWSSIATFAPFLVIGIVIAIITAPALNALALGDELASGLGVRTGTLRLIAAVAAVLLCGATTALAGPIGFIGLLSAHTIRLTLGPDLRYVIPLSAISGAVILTVSDVTGRLIGNPGELEVGVVTAFIGAPLLIILAMRLKVRSL, from the coding sequence ATGAGTAGTTTAGTAGATTCAAAAAAGAAATGGCTTAACCCGCATGTTCCGCGACATTTCAAAGCATTACTGGTAATCTCTATTGTGTTGTTGACTTTATGCGTGATAGCCTCACTGGTCTTGGGTTCTCGACCAGTGGGGTTTAATGAATTAATAGATGGTTTATTTCACAAAAATGTAGATTCCTATGGGGCAAACGTAGTTCGTAAGAGGATTTCACGAACCATTTTTAGCCTATTTTGTGGTGCTGCACTCGGCGTTTCCGGAGCACTTATGCAAGCAGTAACTCGAAATCCGATCGCAGATCCAAGTATACTCGGAGTGAACACAGGTGCATCATTGTTTGTTGTTTGCGGCATTGCCTTCTTAAACATAACTACAGCAAATCAATACATATGGCTAGCTTTAGCTGGGGCTGCAATTACGGCCGTCTTTGTGTTTGGAATCGGTTCTATGGGGCGTGGCGGAGCCACTCCCCTTAAACTTGTTCTAGCGGGAGCTGCAACGAGCGCAGCCCTTTCTTCGTTGATTACTGCCATCATGATTTCTCGGACTAATGTCATGGATGAATTCAGATTTTGGCAAGTGGGTAGCGTTGGTGCAGCAAACTGGAGTTCTATAGCTACTTTCGCTCCGTTTTTGGTAATCGGAATAGTAATAGCGATTATTACTGCTCCTGCGCTAAATGCGCTGGCACTCGGAGACGAATTGGCGAGTGGATTGGGCGTTCGAACAGGAACATTAAGGCTTATTGCAGCTGTTGCAGCTGTTCTTTTGTGCGGGGCTACTACTGCACTAGCAGGGCCGATTGGTTTTATCGGACTTTTATCAGCTCACACCATACGCCTTACGCTTGGTCCAGATCTGCGTTACGTTATACCCTTGTCAGCAATTTCAGGGGCAGTCATTTTGACAGTATCAGATGTAACAGGGAGGCTCATTGGTAACCCTGGAGAGCTTGAAGTCGGTGTAGTTACAGCGTTTATAGGAGCGCCGTTATTAATAATATTAGCCATGAGATTGAAAGTGCGATCATTATGA